Within the Erpetoichthys calabaricus chromosome 1, fErpCal1.3, whole genome shotgun sequence genome, the region agagagagagagagagagagagagagagaaatgcactatataatagatgtataaatgaaaagcactatatttaAGATAGTGAtaaaggcacaatagatagaaaagatatatatttcatatctatctatctaatatagtgccttcatatagatatcaaaggcactatataatagatatgaaaggcactacatagttgatagaaggcactatattagataaatagaaagataaaaatgaaaggcattatataatagatagatatgaaaggcactatatgatagaaggcactatataagagagaaAGGCACtgtctaatagatagatatagagaaaggaactatataatagatagaaggcagtatattagatagatagatatgaaaggcagtatataagatagacagatagagatagaaaaggcactatataagagatagataaaggcactatataacgatAGTCAGCATATGCATATAACAAGACCTCCTAATGCATTCTGGCACAGTAAGGGAATGTgatgaataattaaacaatatcattactaccacataataataaataaggagTATCGTTGTTAGTGAATTGAATAAACACATGCACATCGAATATCATACCTTTCTTTATAGTAACACTCGATCATCAATCACAAGTGTTAGGAAAAATTCTGAGTGAATAAAGAAGAGTCTCGAGTGATGGTTACAAATGAAATTCCAGGTGACCGTCCTTTATTCCATTAGTGCCCATGGAGCCTCCATGTGCTTGTGGTCAGTGCCACATGGCAGACTGGTCTTTCTAAAACAGAATCTCTTCTTTTATCCATTAGGCTCACTTACACAGAGTAGCTAAAAGGCATTTCAGTTATGCCAATCAGTACACAGATAAATGGTACATTCCTTAAAGATCCCCACACTATTTAGTACCCACTAAAGGTCCCAGAATTGTTGCTCATTATAGTCTTGGGTAAATACCTGGTTCATAGTATAATACTTCCTATTTGTAGAGAAccacataaaaagttaaaatgttacaTGATCTCATCTCGAACATAAATGTGCTTGGTCAGGATGCTCTAGTTGTAACATTGTTCCCTTACACCACCTTTACTGtcagtgtgaccaaaaatggCTACCAGGACAGACCTCAGGAGGGCCAGGACAGCCAGCCACAAACCACAGTTTGATCCCAGGCTTCAGTGAGCCCCTCAGTAAGTGATGGCATAACAAGTGTGGTGCATTAATGGGTGGAAGTCGGCAGCAGTCACCCGAGTTTCCCTCATGTATGGCCTCTCTTAGCACTCGTCCGGGTGCTGGGACGTTCTCTCTTTGGCTCCTCTCCACCGAGATGGCTTTGTTCACAAGTAGATTAAcaggaaaacaaacattttaattgcaTCTCATTGTTCAGGTAAAGGTAATCTGATGTTGGAGTAAGTTTTTCTGAGtatcaaataaagaaataaggatCAGCTGTTTGAGGGCTTCATGCGTGTATGTAAAAcccccaagcccccccccccccccccccatactacTTTTATTACCCTTTGAcctttttgtaagtcgctttggctAAGCACATAAAATGTAAAGTCAAACAGAGTTTGTATGCCCTTCCATAGTGAGCTCCTCTCCAGTCCTCCTTATGGTTGTACTCCCATTTTCCGAATTTCACATTTGATCTCTTTccacaatttatattttttccatcAAATCACCTTCATAAAAGTCGTTACTCCATGCATTTAACAGACCTTTTGAGGGTTTTATTAAGCCACGGTTTGTAATTacgatatacagtacacccccaaaattcacaaagaaaaagtgaaattttaatggaacacatttttttttcatgcaaagagcattacAATTACTGcaccactgatcattttacacactgctaaccatctgtaaaaactatttaaaaaaaaacactggaacaatatgtacaaggtgcaactgacgccatggatgaaattcagtaaatcaccgagccaactgcgcttgaattGGCAGCACTCAAGCACATAGAGGTAAACGCGGACGCAGGCAGGCTAGTCAATCCCAGAGACAGcgaggctgcagggtgtcacgcttgggtcaaagaattgcacagaaacacacgagattgtagagacaggaactttattcaaacacgtgtgtctctttcagaagagaaacgagctcagtatgcagttagttcttgattaaagaataaacaaacatcataggggagcacaatgggagcagaacccccaacaagagcagaggatgactgggggaggagagagaaacaaagcaatcagccaaaaaggacaggcaccgttcaggcttttaagtaagcataGCATCGCAACAGAACAGCCGCAAGTaagggagtaatgtgaaggtagtctatcggCGTTTATTATGGAGTGTCCACGTCTTCTAGGGTTCCGttcagccccccctgctcacaaggggctggcagtggtgatgagctggctgctcaacgaatgtacggcactgactgatcagctcctgtgtgctcacaaatggcactgggaaacaactatagcTGCTTGTgttggtttaagggttaagaggaacaaaatggaaaacacaagaacactcagttGGGAACGCaccacagtcaatcagcagcaaggagaaattaataatgttgtagcggtccggtgtcgctaagattcacaccgtcgagaagacggcgatttatttatttttatgggggagattccagggacgcacccagccttggcccgaccggCACATAttcacaaacggagacaaaaacaaagcaatccggtaatcaaacggcaaataaagaatgtaatgaaaacaacgataccacccctgttccccttacacaTTTAcgttacacattaaatacaacaaagcacaaacacacacagtaaatcatgaaaaatggcaactgatgaaatgtgatgatgaaaatagataggccagagatccgcacgttgaatgggaatgtacagaTAGTCCTGCCGCTAGTtcttgaaatggtgaagatgttgttcaggagcgcttctttctttgcaggatggtcATGAATTCACTTAACAGTCCTCATGTATACAGGCAAACCATCCAGACACACAAAACGATCCAggaaaaaatgaataagtacaggtaactcaacagaaggcagacagacaggaacttgaaacacaaattacaaaaacttttttttgcttttggtcaccggccccttttttgaaaagccgcactgacatcctttcatcaacagcccctgcaccctcagcataagaccaatcagagccactgcagggactgctgggagttgcagtttcaaattctattggctactttcaccatcccaagctgcgttttcctctacagttgcttcctggtctcactacagtgcagtattgccacgaaaaaagccataaaaattgcggaggatatttgcggttccTGCTAACAATGATTAGATAGGTTCTAGGGAAAAATCCGGGAATGACTAAGGCCGCAATCTCCGAAGCGCGACTTCGCAAAGGGGGTCTACTGTACTCTAACATTCTTGATAAGTATTAACATGACTGACACCCCTAAGTTCACCGATACCTGAACATTAACTTTGTGCATACAAAGCATCCCTGCAAGAACACAGTGGAGCCCTCCGGCCAGAgtttcatctttttttgttttgcatatttttttttttccttttcaggaaAGTCTAGTAGAAGAAGATAAGTAGCACGGCCTGCATATCTTGCTATATTCAAAACAGCAATGAAGAGGTGCATTTCTCTGCACAACTTTGCCACCATTGGAGCGGCCCTGGCTCATCACACAGCACCTTTTGCggatctttttctctctctctctctgtcatggaGTAAAGGTCACAGGCAGAACATGACTTTTCACTAACAATTATAGCTGAATTTGACCCTTGAGTCTctttcccccccccaccccacccccccccccccccccctgccaaAACAAGCTTGGCACTACTGGCATAGTTACTAGACCCTGTATTATTCCTTCAATTGTCCAACCAGTAATGACTATCCATTGGCATGTGGTCAAAATGGCCCTCTGGTACATACAGGTTATGCTTTGCAGGGTCCTAGGAAGTAATTCTTTTTTCTGTACAATCTCTTAACTATTAataaggaataataaaaaaaagacgaCACCAAAATCCCTTCTCAATTATactattaatttttactttgagacTCTTAACCTGCACTCGTATtcatcaagcatctcagagttaAGAAAAAGGTTCTAAATGGCTTAACAATCTCAATGTGATGCTAGGACCTGCCAcaagatggcattcaggcagagacTGGCATGCACATCCcaggaaaaatgaaattctcatttGGTTGTGTGTCCCAGTCTTTCCATTTCGGTGCTCATTAGAGTGGTATTGTTGCAAACTGTTCATAACTCTAAAGTACTTCCATGAGAggcttttatttgaacaatagtTAGGaccatttaaatattattaatattattaggacacccacgtaacatatgggtgcagcagatagatggtcatttccggagggtgggactggaccgcatgtctgcctgaacagtttcttcatgtggtgggtgcggtaacacgctgtaccagtgactgctccccaacctgatctgaccatCTTTGTGGTGGTGAAGCCTTAGCATTAGAtttagaaaactacaaaatgtcaccATAATTTCAAAGGAAGTTGGGCATCTTTACTTAAACTGTTGTCCCCGAAATCCCACCCATTCGTTTTTTTGCCTCTCATCTGGGTCTGATTTCCAAGGAAGGTACAAAACACCTTCATGTGGGGTGTTTTGTGGTTCAGATTGTCATGAActcgtgacatcattcattcccaAACTGTGGACTCCTACTACTGGTTGGGTGCGGGTGTAGAAAGCTTCTTCATAACTATATCTTATGTTCTACCCTGGAGGAGACAAATTACTGCTCTAGTCAGAAAGTTTGTGCAATTTCTATCaataattctgagatgctttataaatacagGCAATGGTCTTTTTACTATGGttgtgaaaacagaaataaatttatCCAGGAACGTTTGGTTTGCAGTGCACTGTCAAGACACGAGTGAGCCTCACTCATTAATTGTGATTACCTACTGTATTGCTAATATTTTCAACAGTGTAATTATTGAATGTTTCTAGAGATCATTGCTGGTGGGAAAATTGTTGCTAAGGAGCAGAAGACCattatggcttctctccagcatGTATTTCTACTTGCTTGTGCAGAATGTTACTActggagaattgtttgccacattcaaaatGGGAGGCTTCTCTCCACTGTGAAGTATTCTGTGTCTTAGAAGCTTTTTGAGAATTATTTcctacattcagaacagcaacaTGGCTTCTAATGAGTGTGAGTTCTTGTGTGAGCCTGAAGACTGCTCTTTGATGAAAGCGGTTTACCACAATCAAAAGAACAAGACCTCTCTCCAGTGTATGTTCTCATGTGTCCCTGAGGACTGCTGCTATGACCAAACCTTTTCTCACATCTCTCAGAACAGCAATAtattttctctccagtatgaactgTTTTGTGGGACCGAAAGTGACTCATGTGTAAAAAATCGCTTACCACATTCAGAATAACAATATGGACTCTCTCTCCCATACCTGCTGATGGTGAAtcattttccacattcagaacaacaatacagCTTCTCtgcagtgtgaattcttgtgtggatATGAAGAGTGCTCTTTTGAGAGAATtgcttaccacattcagaacaagaatATGACTTTTATCCACCGTGAGTTGTTCTGTAGGCCTGAAgagcattcatttaaaaaaataaaatgtttgccaCAGTCAGGATAGCAGTGTAGATTGCTTCTGGTGTGAAGTTTTTTTGTGCATGTCAAGGTTCCTGTTGGTGGCAAAATGCTTGCCACACTCAGAACAACAATATGccttttctccagtgtgagttCTTGTGTGGGCCTGAAAACCGCTCCTACaagaaaattgtttgccacactcagaacaacaatatggcttctctccagtgcgAATTCTTGTGTGGGTCCGAAGAGCACTCCCAAAAGAAAaccgttttccacattcagaacaacaatatggcttctcgcCAGTATGAATTCTCATGTGGTTGCGAAGATGGCTTCTTTCcaaaaatcgtttgccacattcaggacaggcATGTGGCTTCTCTCCACTGTGAGTTGCCTTGTGCTTGTTAAGACTGCTCCAGAACACAAATTTTTTTCCACATTcacaacaacaatacaaattctctccagtgtgaattctactgTGAGCACGAAGCATCACACTTGAGGAGAATTGTTTGTCACAGTCAGAACaagaatatggcttctctcctgtgtgattTCTTGTGTGAGATTGAAGAAGGCCCCTTGTGGAGAattctttgccacattcagaacagcgatacggcttctctccagtgtgaattcttttgtggatcCGCAGACCACTCGCACGAGAGTATCGTTTGCCACAATCCAAACAACAAAATGacttctccccagtgtgaatttttttgtggCTGTAAAGGCCACTTCCACGAGAAAATcgcttcccacattcagaacaacaataaggcttctctccggtgtgaattcttgCGTGAGCTTGAAGATACGAGAGTGTGGAAAACTGTTTgctacattcagaacagcaatgtggcttttctcctgtgtgaaatCTTCTGTGGTTTTGCAGGTTCCTTCTAGTGgtgaactgtttgccacattcagaacagcaatacggcttctccccGGTGTGAATTCTTCTGTGCACGTGAAGATAGCTCCTTCTAGAGAGTTGTTTGCCACAATCAGGACaagaatatggcttctctcctgtgtgaattcttctgtggCTCTGGAGAGAGGTGCTGTTGGTGAATTGTCTGCCACATTCAAAACAACTAtagggcttttctccagtgtgaattctttggtgtttcCTAAGACTGCTACTAGAGGAGAACtgctttccacattcagaacaacaatgcaGCTTCTGGGTTTTATTGCTCGGTTCGGCATTGCTGTTGTGTTTAGGACTACTTACTTTCTGCTCTTGGTAGACCGTGGATGAGTCTGCATTGTTAATCTGAAATTGAACAGCGATTCCACTTATCGTCATTAGAGTCACCACAGGCAGAGGATTACCTATCAGATAGGCCGGTATGAAACTCCTTGATGCAGATGttgatttatttagattttgaCCATTTGCTGTTGTT harbors:
- the LOC114666573 gene encoding zinc finger protein 883-like — translated: MRSAKQAETRSTLYLVVSFSSEADSRFQKRRRIKVYSLQLSDMEEVSPAVRMKCQGEESGSEEVCDDKKEKSTLHKRSVDIKEEDCEWESAYLQQESVGMKKEDCDLDTKPMPETTEGQKYKTVDSMKDEDLKSENESQCLCPDEKVPASDFTTKSSPQCHSDQVKSESMDMRGTIDASGSSHSGEVSQSNSNFSFSPLAPSLLQCTSQQTTANGQNLNKSTSASRSFIPAYLIGNPLPVVTLMTISGIAVQFQINNADSSTVYQEQKVSSPKHNSNAEPSNKTQKLHCCSECGKQFSSSSSLRKHQRIHTGEKPYSCFECGRQFTNSTSLQSHRRIHTGEKPYSCPDCGKQLSRRSYLHVHRRIHTGEKPYCCSECGKQFTTRRNLQNHRRFHTGEKPHCCSECSKQFSTLSYLQAHARIHTGEKPYCCSECGKRFSRGSGLYSHKKIHTGEKSFCCLDCGKRYSRASGLRIHKRIHTGEKPYRCSECGKEFSTRGLLQSHTRNHTGEKPYSCSDCDKQFSSSVMLRAHSRIHTGENLYCCCECGKKFVFWSSLNKHKATHSGEKPHACPECGKRFLERSHLRNHMRIHTGEKPYCCSECGKRFSFGSALRTHTRIRTGEKPYCCSECGKQFSCRSGFQAHTRTHTGEKAYCCSECGKHFATNRNLDMHKKTSHQKQSTLLS